The following coding sequences lie in one Trichoderma breve strain T069 chromosome 1, whole genome shotgun sequence genomic window:
- a CDS encoding glycosyl hydrolases family 2 domain-containing protein, which yields MQLTKTAINGGWEFKQRSSLNDSTASSFLPVAQFPTVAHIDLLHHKLISDPYIDDHELDCLWVNDADWTYRTSQVPHPEFQGPQTRAVLAFEGLDTVVDVFLNDTCILKSHNMHVQHRVDVTKLLKEAQGPISLELRFSNAPEFARREKTRIGYKGNDADIHFGGPERLFLRKAQYHWGWDWGPAINTCGPWKPIYLETFEQRIDDFLVRQETDSDLKRATLTIKGSVENCALNQKATVEIQDPSGSVVQTSSLDISEGKFNTSLVVENPQLWYPHQYGAQPLYQVTVKIPDYDSRSQSIGIRRLRLLQHSLKHAEGTSFVFEINNIRLFAGGSCWIPNDFMLPRTTRQRYEDWLQLAKDGNQSMIRVWGGGIVESDDFYDICDRLGLLVWQDFLFACGNYPASQEFMDNVRMEAEQQLRRVGHHASLALWAGNNEDYMLAERFGWELDMKDEVGPWHETNFPAREIYERLLPSLVERLGGDVPYWRSSPYGGSFSNDTTVGDTHIWDVWHGKLSPYQEYKDYTSRFISEFGFESCPSLRTLHRAITSPSERHSLSRTFDIHDKGPGHGRRYPMYMGENFRFRMNPLRDFVYCTQYMQAEAMKYAYNCWRREFRGPEEENCAGVLVWQLNDIWPGSSWALVDVDMNRKPAYYITKRALAKTVVGMERTVTKKPPYITTGYLPEKASVDVWAVNGSLEALNATLKLRMFDIATGSTIELPNSCGNLKDGHKLELPPNQTTEIGNIDIPNPDQTVFAAYLEDRQGTVLARWVSWPEPLRLVHVARDLAVKISYESVKGVMLSVPMTEEGDDAVFEDNFLDLVPGETVQVQVQGLNGRSVQSRFLYDWELEENFEL from the exons atgcAGCTCACGAAGACGGCAATCAATGGGGGTTGGGAGTTCAAGCAGCGCAGCTCGCTGAACGACTCTACGGCTTCCTCCTTTTTACCCGTGGCCCAATTCCCTACAGTGGCGCACATCGACCTCTTACATCATAAACTGATTTCTGATCCGTACATTGATGATCATGAGCTGGACTGTCTGTGGGTTAACGATGCGGACTGGACCTACCGTACCTCACAGGTGCCGCACCCGGAATTTCAGGGGCCCCAGACGCGAGCTGTGTTGGCCTTTGAAGGCTTAGACACCGTCGTTGATGTGTTCTTGAACGATACATGTATTCTCAAAAGCCATAACATGCATGTGCAGCATAGAGTGGACGTAACGAAGCTACTAAAGGAAGCGCAGGGGCCAATCTCGCTGGAGTTGCGATTCTCCAACGCTCCTGAGTTTGCACGCCGAGAGAAGACTCGCATTGGCTATAAAGGCAACGATGCGGACATTCACTTTGGTGGGCCAGAGAGGCTATTCCTGCGAAAAGCACAGTATCACTGG GGCTGGGACTGGGGTCCAGCGATTAATACGTGTGGACCATGGAAGCCAATCTATCTCGAGACATTTGAGCAGAGAATCGATGATTTCTTGGTTCGCCAAGAAACGGACTCAGATTTGAAGAGGGCAACACTCACCATCAAAGGAAGTGTTGAGAACTGCGCTCTAAATCAGAAAGCTACTGTCGAGATTCAGGATCCTTCTGGGTCTGTGGTACAAACAAGCTCTCTTGATATATCGGAAGGGAAATTCAACACCAGTCTCGTCGTGGAGAACCCGCAACTCTGGTATCCGCATCAATACGGAGCGCAGCCGTTATATCAAGTCACTGTCAAGATACCAGACTACGACAGCAGGTCTCAAAGCATTGGTATCCGCCGACTGCGACTGCTTCAGCATAGCCTTAAACATGCGGAGGGCACTTCGTTTGTCTTCGAGATCAACAACATCCGCTTGTTCGCTGGTGGGTCCTGCTGGATTCCCAATGACTTTATGCTTCCTAGGACGACTCGCCAGCGGTATGAAGATTGGTTGCAGCTTGCAAAGGACGGCAACCAGAGCATGATCCGGGTCTGGGGCGGCGGCATCGTGGAGTCGGACGATTTCTACGACATCTGCGACAGATTAGGGCTGCTCGTGTGGCAGGACTTCTTATTTGCCTGCGGCAactatccagcatctcaggAATTTATGGACAATGTGAGGATGGAAGCTGAACAGCAGCTTAGACGTGTTGGCCATCATGCCTCTCTCGCTCTGTGGGCGGGCAATAATGAGGACTACATGCTGGCGGAGAGATTTGGTTGGGAGCTCGACATGAAGGACGAAGTAGGTCCATGGCATGAGACCAACTTTCCTGCTCGTGAGATCTATGAAAGGCTGCTCCCTAGTCTCGTAGAGAGGCTGGGTGGCGATGTGCCCTACTGGAGAAGCAGCCCCTACGGGGGATCCTTTTCCAACGATACGACAGTGGGCGACACGCATATTTGGGACG TCTGGCATGGTAAGCTCTCTCCTTACCAAGAATACAAGGACTACACGTCTCGCTTTATCAGCGAGTTCGGATTCGAGTCTTGCCCTTCGCTGCGGACGCTTCATCGCGCCATCACTTCCCCCTCCGAGAGACACTCCCTATCTCGCACATTCGATATTCACGACAAGGGACCTGGTCACGGGAGGAGGTATCCTATGTACATGGGCGAGAACTTCAGGTTCCGGATGAACCCCCTGCGTGACTTCGTGTACTGCACACAGTACATGCAGGCCGAGGCGATGAAATACGCGTACAACTGCTGGCGACGGGAGTTTAGGGGcccggaggaggagaactGCGCAGGCGTACTAGTGTGGCAGCTCAACGACATCTGGCCGGGCTCGAGTTGGGCGCTGGTGGACGTAGATATGAACCGCAAGCCGGCATACTACATCACCAAAAGGGCGCTGGCCAAGACCGTTGTGGGAATGGAGCGGACGGTGACGAAGAAGCCCCCATATATCACAACGGGATACCTGCCGGAGAAGGCTTCGGTGGATGTTTGGGCGGTCAATGGCTCCTTGGAGGCGCTCAACGCCACGCTGAAGCTACGCATGTTTGACATTGCCACCGGGTCAACTATTGAGCTCCCCAATAGCTGCGGCAATCTCAAAGATGGTCACAAATTGGAGCTGCCGCCGAACCAGACAACAGAGATAGGCAACATCGACATCCCCAACCCAGATCAGACCGTCTTCGCAGCCTATCTGGAAGATCGGCAAGGAACTGTTCTAGCACGCTGGGTCTCCTGGCCTGAGCCGCTTCGACTAGTCCACGTCGCACGAGACCTGGCCGTCAAAATATCTTATGAGTCTG TAAAGGGAGTCATGCTGTCGGTGCCCATGACTGAAGAAGGTGACGATGCCGTGTTCGAGGACAACTTCTTGGATCTGGTGCCCGGGGAGACGGTGCAAGTCCAGGTTCAGGGTCTCAACGGAAGATCCGTCCAGTCTCGTTTTCTGTATGACTGGGAGTTGGAGGAGAACTTTGAGCTATGA
- a CDS encoding glycosyl hydrolase family 26 domain-containing protein, with protein sequence MKLISLAPFLVGLAYGNPVVLKRANGLPTNCVYVNNIAFGALPSDGEPGQSPQYSMAQLNSALGAKICGYGWYSQVSSSNYDGSQLTAVMSDVVSSGAVFQPAVMPTLPLGDFTASTASQVASVLEKFTSQGVEVWLRFGHEMNYYLSVGTYSGTAAQFVNAWKLMAAAVAGNDKIKMWWSPNNVGNNVGSVAQYWPGAEYVDLVGVDCYPSGSISSSTFGSCYQSFYSTYSAAYNIPFAIGETGYCGSSGADDWLSAIMNPPSGYPNYIAASWFEYSKECDFRIIESGNLAETQQILLHGATSSGGGGSGTGSGYPADTCTWG encoded by the exons atGAAGTTGATTTCTCTTGCACCATTTTTGGTCGGGCTCGCCTACGGGAATCCCGTCGTGTTGAAAAGAG CGAATGGGCTCCCGACCAACTGCGTCTATGTCAACAACATTGCCTTTGGCGCACTTCCCAGTGATGGAGAGCCCGGCCAATCCCCGCAATACTCCATGGCTCAGCTGAACAGTGCCCTGGGTGCCAAGATCTGCGGCTACGGCTGGTACTCGCAGGTCTCCTCCAGCAACTACGACGGATCCCAATTGACGGCAGTCATGAGTGACGTTGTGAGCTCCGGTGCTGTGTTTCAGCCAGCCGTAATGCCTACTCTACCTCTGGGTGATTTCACGGCCTCCACGGCATCGCAGGTCGCTTCCGTTCTGGAGAAGTTCACTAGCCAAGGTGTAGAGGTCTGGCTGCGTTTCGGGCACGAGATGAACTACTACCTGTCTGTTGGCACTTACTCGGGCACGGCGGCTCAGTTTGTCAACGCTTGGAAACTCATGGCAGCGGCTGTGGCGGGCAacgacaagatcaagatgtGGTGGTCGCCCAACAACGTTGGAAACAACGTGGGCTCCGTTGCTCAGTACTGGCCTGGTGCGGAGTATGTAGACTTGGTTGGCGTAGACTGTTACCCTAGCGGTTCCATCTCATCGAGCACCTTTGGAAGCTGCTACCAATCCTTTTACAGCACCTATTCTGCCGCCTACAACATTCCATTCGCCATCGGGGAGACAGGCTACTGCGGCAGCAGCGGTGCTGATGACTGGCTGTCCGCCATCATGAACCCCCCAAGTGGTTATCCCAACTATATTGCTGCGTCCTGGTTTGAGTACTCCAAGGAATGCGACTTTCGTATCATCGAGAGCGGCAACCTGGCAGAGACACAGCAGATCCTTCTCCATGGCGCCACCAGCTCcggtggcggtggcagcggtACTGGCAGCGGCTACCCTGCCGACACTTGCACTTGGGGGtaa
- a CDS encoding glycosyl hydrolase family 26 domain-containing protein → MKFALHQLAKALVLGTAYAASPSNHIRNFGWPSTFLETNGVAIGWLPSNGNASEGVTSLRYTMTEINARLGAKGATYGMYSHLDSQQYNGYELMEEFDDVVNSGAIFVPSVMPVLAQGFVGITKDVAYQVADVMRKFTERGVRVWLRFGHEMNWYVDPAAEPRYYGTPAEFVVAWQNVAEAVADNPLVQMFWSPNNIGNGSADVLDPWYPGDETVDLVGIDCYPNAEYQDFEYMYKNFYDRYSAGKNKPFAIGETGANATYKEWWLSQLVGQSRHEYPNYVSMSWFEYLKGDDFRLVMAGKRVLEETKRALALGHY, encoded by the exons ATGAAGTTCGCTCTCCACCAGCTTGCCAAAGCCCTCGTGCTGGGAACGGCGTATGCCGCCAGTCCCTCAAACCATA TTCGTAACTTTGGATGGCCATCTACTTTTCTTGAGACCAATGGCGTGGCCATCGGCTGGCTTCCTTCTAATGGGAATGCCTCAGAGGGCGTCACTTCGTTGCGATACACCATGACGGAGATCAATGCCAGGTTGGGAGCAAAGGGTGCCACATATGGCATGTATTCTCACCTGGACTCGCAGCAGTACAACGGCTACGAGCTCATGGAAGAGTTTGACGATGTTGTGAACTCTGGTGCCATCTTTGTACCATCGGTCATGCCTGTGCTGGCTCAAGGTTTTGTGGGCATCACTAAAGATGTCGCTTACCAAGTTGCCGACGTAATGAGGAAGTTTACAGAGCGAGGAGTTCGTGTCTGGCTCCGCTTCGGCCATGAGATGAATTGGTACGTTGATCCT GCTGCTGAGCCACGATACTATGGAACTCCTGCCGAATTTGTTGTTGCGTGGCAGAACGTGGCCGAAGCGGTTGCCGATAACCCTCTTGTGCAGATGTTCTGGTCGCCAAACAATATTGGAAATGGGTCGGCAGACGTTCTAGACCCCTGGTATCCGGGCGATGAAACCGTTGATCTAGTGGGCATTGACTGCTATCCCAATGCGGAATATCAGGACtttgagtacatgtacaagaaCTTCTACGATCGGTACTCGGCTGGTAAGAACAAGCCATTCGCTATTGGCGAGACTGGGGCCAATGCCACATACAAGGAGTGGTGGCTCTCGCAGCTTGTTGGCCAGAGCAGGCATGAGTACCCTAACTATGTCTCCATGAGCTGGTTCGAGTATCTCAAGGGAGACGACTTCCGCCTGGTGATGGCTGGCAAAAGGGTTTTGGAGGAAACCAAGCGAGCCCTTGCCTTGGGCCACTACTAG